In Aegilops tauschii subsp. strangulata cultivar AL8/78 chromosome 3, Aet v6.0, whole genome shotgun sequence, one genomic interval encodes:
- the LOC120971180 gene encoding uncharacterized protein, with translation MVEIFDPSKGRFIVQDLVGEVSLGAVDVECILALENHGLSAEGILGEEGEDVKDRVPPQFLSKTTGNIVIDDLIVDITKNKSADDDFLRRVVLVLLGTVLAPMSSKTVPKQYYALVDDVKRISKINWNAFTLRVLLDCLRNVRKGKHLRQWPRGNLALPQYLYREKVQPLEGECAFNPSLSMEPLMRNWTEAAASRRDKFDYDHGRGRGNIKIEDNITKEYRAQERKVPELEKPKMKPAVGAAKKSKLASNADEMMNLIMKRCMDYIRSQMKEIPEQVAERLLEKLNQNGVMYKPAAAAASGNNDADLEVDSFENEPVIDLTQPDEPVVNQNNDDEEKTPAKLNVVKTTKPTDECGATPENPWIVGNSPRAESSDIDISASSIDRMVGKSKGKKSAATAKEDDVISGKRRRTVPKKFESPFKLDKPGKRSARALFSDNDMEGSVKDDLTPELIDATVAFVEAAARSEKNMTKRVYYNERGTSVTVESIRPIIDAYQTHLALRVGHDRHLCLAWRSKYLVDRAKARDNPKPSKYNMDSALSRAGAVRRVLDEYTVRDKSFIPLNVGNTHRITVVMHNLKKEFRVFDSLYPLEFSLDTMKALRLAIAIDMEEANRITPGKYPDVTKWPIIPQIDMPLQEDGNSCGLFVIEVMERWDGDRWTADFTQGTVNARRRRLVAELVLSPTNTLECVKNKIRDIAKKSKA, from the exons ATGGTTGAGATATTTGATCCTAGCAAGGGCAGATTCATTGTACAAGACTTGGTTGGCGAAGTGTCTCTCGGTGCCGTGGATGTTGAGTGCATCTTGGCCTTGGAGAACCACGGACTGTCGGCAGAAGGTATTCTCGGTGAGGAAGGTGAGGATGTTAAAGATCGAGTGCCGCCTCAATTCTTGAGCAAGACCACAGGTAACATAGTCATCGATGATCTGATTGTGGACATCACAAAAAATAAATCTGCCGACGACGATTTCCTTCGGAGAGTTGTCCTCGTGTTGCTTGGAACAGTTCTTGCTCCCATGTCAAGCAAGACTGTACCAAAGCAATATTACGCATTGGTGGACGATGTGAAGCGTATATCCAAGATTAATTGGAATGCATTCACCCTCCGGGTTCTGCTGGACTGCCTTCGCAACGTGAGGAAAGGCAAACACCTCCGCCAATGGCCGAGAGGGAACTTAGCTCTCCCGCAG TACCTATACCGGGAGAAGGTTCAGCCTCTGGAAGGTGAATGCGCATTCAATCCTAGCTTGTCCATGGAACCTCTAATGAGGAATTGGACTGAAGCTGCAGCCTCAAGGAGAGACAAGTTTGATTATGACCACGGCCGTGGCCGTGGTAACATCAAG ATTGAAGACAACATAACCAAGGAGTATAGGGCGCAGGAGCGCAAAGTACCTGAACTAGAAAAGCCAAAAATGAAGCCCGCCGTTGGTGCGGCAAAGAAGTCCAAGTTAGCCTCAAACGCGGACGAGATGATGAACCTCATCATGAAGCGGTGTATGGATTACATACGCAGCCAAATGAAGGAAATACCGGAACAAGTAGCCGAG AGATTGCTAGAGAAGTTGAACCAAAATGGTGTGATGTATAAGCCAGCGGCTGCTGCGGCTTCCGGCAACAACGATGCCGACCTAGAAGTGGATTCCTTTGAGAATG AGCCCGTGATTGATTTGACACAGCCTGACGAGCCTGTTGTAAACCAGAACAACGATGATGAGGAA AAAACACCAGCCAAGTTAAATGTTGTCAAGACAACGAAGCCTACTGATGAGTGCGGCGCAACACCGGAGAACCCTTGGATTGTAGGTAATTCTCCTCGAGCAGAATCGTCCGACATTGACATTTCTGCAAGTTCTATCGACAGGATGGTGGGTAAGAGCAAGGGGAAAAAGTCTGCAGCAACCGCAAAAGAAGACGATGTTATATCCGGGAAGCGCCGACGGACTGTTCCcaagaaatttgaatcccccTTCAAACTTGACAAGCCCGGCAAGCGAAGCGCTCGCG CTCTGTTTAGTGACAATGACATGGAAGGCTCTGTTAAGGACGATTTGACACCGGAACTCATCGATGCTACTGTTGCGTTTGTGGAGGCAGCTGCTCGGTCTGAGAAGAATATGACAAAAAGAGTTTACTACAATGAACGTGGCACCTCTGTGACTGTGGAGAGTATACGACCG ATTATCGATGCTTATCAGACACATTTGGCTCTGCGCGTTGGTCATGATCGGCACCTCTGTCTAGCCTGGAGGTCCAAATACCTTGTTGATCGTGCTAAGGCACGAGACAACCCTAAACCATCGAAATACAACATGGATAGTGCGCTGAGCAGAGCTGGAGCAGTACGTAGGGTTCTGGACGAGTATACCGTCCGTGATAAG TCGTTTATCCCGTTGAACGTCGGCAATACACACCGGATCACCGTGGTGATGCACAACCTCAAGAAAGAATTTCGAGTTTTTGATTCGCTCTATCCTCTCGAGTTCTCTCTCGACACTATGAAAGCACTG CGACTAGCAATAGCAATTGATATGGAAGAGGCAAACCGTATTACACCTGGCAAATATCCAGACGTCACTAAGTGGCCTATCATACCTCAGATCGACATGCCACTACAAGAGGACGG GAACTCTTGTGGCCTTTTTGTGATTGAAGTTATGGAGCGTTGGGACGGGGATCGATGGACCGCCGATTTTACCCAG GGCACGGTTAATGCAAGGAGAAGGCGTCTCGTTGCCGAGTTGGTTCTCTCACCTACCAACACGCTCGAATGTGTGAAGAACAAAATCCGCGACATCGCAAAGAAAAGCAAGGCGTGA